One Egicoccus halophilus genomic region harbors:
- the treS gene encoding maltose alpha-D-glucosyltransferase, producing the protein MSSSTGQHGDELDEQWYRDAVIYSCHVRSFQDSNGDGFGDFKGLTQRLDYLQDLGITAIWLLPFYPSPLRDDGYDIADYTSIHPDYGTMRQFKRFVKEAHARGLKVITELVINHTSDQHPWFQRAVRSPAGSRWRDWYVWEDTPERYPDVRIIFQDFETSNWTWHPEAGQYYWHRFYSHQPDLNFDNPEVREAVKEALDFWADIGVDGFRLDAIPYLYERDETNGENLPETHAYLKELRAHLDEHWPGRMFLAEANQWPEDAAAYFGDGDECHMNFHFPLMPRLYMGVSQEDRFPVLDILDQTPEIPDNTQWALFLRNHDELTLEMVTDEERDFMYRAYAHDPRMRINLGIRRRLAPLLGNDRRLIELMNSLLMSMPGTPVLYYGDEIGMGDNIWLGDRNGVRTPMQWSADRNAGFSDANPQRLYLPAVIDPEYHYETINVESQQENPASLLWWMKRLIALRQRHHHVFGRGAIDFVNPDNPKVLAYVRRWSPPGSTDAADEQRVLVVANLSRNAQAAQLPLQEFQGLSLVEMFGRTAFPPVTDTPYTLTLGPYQFYWFSLERAPSRLSLSNMREYAGARTVESDPEPPEVTVGGEWRALLRGRGRERLEAVLPDILLRQRWFGGKARAIQGVAIEDVAPIGRGEDADLHLLVARVDYAEGEPERYVVALGFATGEEAGRLAAVAPNAVLATVRGRGQRAQSGVLFDALHDETAGRLLLDTIARNRKYRTSAGELVGRRETRLTDVAELTPRVLRGEQSNTSIIFGDRYLMKVLRRLDAGESPDVEIGRYLTGRLDHVPELLGTIDHQSKSDRANATLAVLQRFVPNEGDAWVFTLDELERFAERALTDPPDTGRELPDGHPAFELARSPLPETAHDVIGPFLDATILLGRRTAELHCALASSDDPAFAPEPFSTLYQRSLYQSMRNALRRGLQQARKAADTVEDPGTRERIVALAEREGEILERLRVLSRTRIETMRIRTHGDYHLGQVLWTGRDFVIIDFEGEPSRPLGERRLKRSPLRDVAGMLRSYQYATDSALRFQVERGAVTPDRHGYEELRGWLSYWHRWVSAAFLNGYLDGAAGQPFLPDDPEHTGILLDAFLLEKAVYELGYELNNRPEWVDIPLRGIADVLGD; encoded by the coding sequence ATGAGCAGCTCGACCGGCCAGCACGGCGACGAGCTCGACGAGCAGTGGTACCGCGACGCGGTCATCTACTCGTGCCACGTGCGTTCGTTCCAGGACAGCAACGGAGACGGCTTCGGGGACTTCAAGGGCCTCACGCAGCGTCTGGACTACCTCCAGGACCTCGGGATCACGGCGATCTGGCTGTTGCCGTTCTACCCGTCGCCGCTGCGCGACGACGGCTACGACATCGCCGACTACACCTCGATCCACCCCGACTACGGCACGATGCGCCAGTTCAAGCGCTTCGTGAAGGAGGCCCACGCCCGTGGGCTCAAGGTCATCACCGAGCTGGTGATCAACCACACCTCCGACCAGCACCCCTGGTTCCAGCGGGCCGTCCGCAGCCCCGCCGGCAGCCGCTGGCGCGACTGGTACGTCTGGGAGGACACCCCCGAGCGCTACCCCGACGTCCGGATCATCTTCCAGGACTTCGAGACCTCGAACTGGACGTGGCACCCGGAGGCGGGCCAGTACTACTGGCACCGGTTCTACAGCCACCAGCCGGACCTCAACTTCGACAACCCGGAGGTCCGCGAGGCCGTCAAGGAGGCGCTCGACTTCTGGGCCGACATCGGCGTGGACGGCTTCCGTCTCGACGCGATCCCGTACCTGTACGAGCGCGACGAGACCAACGGCGAGAACCTGCCCGAGACCCACGCGTACCTCAAGGAGCTGCGGGCACACCTCGACGAGCACTGGCCGGGCCGGATGTTCCTGGCCGAGGCCAACCAGTGGCCCGAGGACGCCGCCGCCTACTTCGGCGACGGCGACGAGTGCCACATGAACTTCCACTTCCCGCTGATGCCGCGGCTGTACATGGGGGTCAGCCAGGAGGACCGCTTCCCGGTCCTCGACATCCTCGACCAGACCCCCGAGATCCCCGACAACACCCAGTGGGCGCTGTTCCTGCGCAACCACGACGAGCTCACGCTCGAGATGGTCACCGACGAAGAGCGCGACTTCATGTACCGCGCCTACGCCCACGACCCACGCATGCGCATCAACCTCGGCATCCGGCGTCGGCTGGCACCGCTGCTGGGCAACGACCGGCGCCTGATCGAGCTGATGAACTCGCTGCTGATGTCGATGCCGGGCACGCCGGTGCTGTACTACGGCGACGAGATCGGCATGGGCGACAACATCTGGCTCGGCGACCGCAACGGGGTGCGCACCCCGATGCAGTGGTCGGCGGACCGCAACGCCGGCTTCAGCGACGCCAACCCGCAGCGGCTGTACCTGCCCGCCGTGATCGACCCCGAGTACCACTACGAGACCATCAACGTCGAGTCGCAGCAGGAGAACCCGGCGTCGCTGCTGTGGTGGATGAAGCGGCTGATCGCCCTGCGTCAGCGGCACCACCACGTGTTCGGTCGGGGTGCCATCGACTTCGTCAACCCCGACAACCCCAAGGTGCTGGCCTACGTGCGGCGCTGGTCACCACCCGGCAGCACCGACGCCGCCGACGAGCAGCGCGTCCTGGTCGTGGCCAACCTCTCGCGCAACGCCCAGGCCGCCCAACTGCCGCTGCAGGAGTTCCAGGGCCTGTCCCTGGTGGAGATGTTCGGGCGCACCGCGTTCCCTCCGGTGACCGACACGCCGTACACGCTCACGCTCGGCCCGTACCAGTTCTACTGGTTCAGTCTCGAGCGTGCCCCCAGCCGCCTCAGCCTGTCCAACATGCGCGAGTACGCCGGTGCCCGCACCGTCGAGAGCGACCCGGAGCCCCCGGAGGTCACCGTCGGCGGCGAGTGGCGGGCACTGCTGCGCGGCCGTGGCCGCGAGCGACTCGAAGCGGTGCTCCCCGACATCCTGCTGCGGCAACGCTGGTTCGGCGGCAAGGCCCGTGCCATCCAGGGCGTCGCGATCGAGGACGTGGCACCGATCGGCCGCGGCGAGGACGCCGACCTGCACCTGCTGGTCGCCCGGGTCGACTACGCCGAGGGCGAACCCGAGCGCTACGTGGTCGCGCTGGGCTTCGCCACCGGCGAGGAGGCCGGACGCCTCGCCGCCGTCGCGCCGAACGCCGTGCTGGCCACCGTGCGGGGGCGCGGCCAGCGAGCGCAGTCGGGCGTGCTGTTCGACGCGCTGCACGACGAGACCGCCGGCAGGCTCCTGCTCGACACGATCGCCCGCAACCGCAAGTACCGCACCAGCGCGGGCGAACTCGTCGGCCGTCGCGAGACGCGGCTCACCGACGTGGCCGAGCTCACCCCCCGGGTGCTGCGCGGCGAGCAGAGCAACACCTCGATCATCTTCGGTGACCGGTACCTGATGAAGGTGCTGCGCCGTCTCGACGCCGGCGAGTCGCCGGACGTGGAGATCGGCCGCTATCTCACCGGCCGGCTCGACCACGTCCCCGAACTGCTCGGCACCATCGACCACCAGTCGAAGTCCGACCGGGCGAACGCCACCCTGGCGGTCCTCCAGCGGTTCGTGCCCAACGAGGGCGACGCGTGGGTCTTCACCCTCGACGAGCTCGAACGGTTCGCCGAACGCGCGCTGACCGACCCGCCCGACACCGGACGCGAACTGCCCGACGGCCATCCCGCGTTCGAGTTGGCGCGCTCGCCGCTGCCGGAGACCGCGCACGACGTCATCGGCCCGTTCCTCGACGCGACCATCCTGCTCGGCCGGCGCACCGCCGAGCTGCACTGCGCCCTGGCGTCCAGCGACGACCCGGCGTTCGCACCCGAACCGTTCAGCACCCTCTACCAGCGCTCGCTGTACCAGTCGATGCGCAACGCCCTGCGCCGCGGACTGCAGCAGGCCCGCAAGGCCGCCGACACCGTCGAGGACCCGGGGACACGCGAACGCATCGTGGCGCTGGCCGAGCGCGAGGGCGAGATCCTCGAGCGGCTGCGGGTGCTCTCGCGGACCCGCATCGAGACCATGCGCATCCGCACCCACGGCGACTACCACCTGGGTCAGGTGCTGTGGACCGGCCGCGACTTCGTGATCATCGACTTCGAGGGCGAACCGTCCCGTCCGCTGGGCGAGCGGCGTCTGAAGCGCTCACCGCTGCGCGACGTGGCCGGCATGCTGCGCTCCTACCAGTACGCGACCGACTCGGCCCTGCGGTTCCAGGTCGAACGTGGCGCCGTGACCCCCGACCGGCACGGCTACGAGGAACTGCGCGGCTGGCTGTCCTACTGGCACCGCTGGGTGAGCGCGGCGTTCCTCAACGGCTACCTCGACGGCGCGGCGGGTCAGCCGTTCCTGCCCGACGACCCGGAGCACACCGGGATCCTGCTCGACGCGTTCCTGCTCGAGAAGGCCGTCTACGAGCTCGGCTACGAGTTGAACAACCGCCCCGAGTGGGTCGACATCCCGCTGCGCGGGATCGCCGACGTCCTGGGCGACTGA
- a CDS encoding alpha-1,4-glucan--maltose-1-phosphate maltosyltransferase: MGVSNRRVSIRAVSPSVDGGRYPAKTSRGETIVVEADVFADSHDLIRAAVCWRRPGQRRWTEAPMRPLLNDRWRGEFVLDDLGRYEFRITGWIDRFGSWQRDTRKKLDAGVATDVDLAIGAELIDDVLGRATTEDADLLRALRDQLLDTSADADQRASAPLSPETGELVARNDERRFATASDRYPLRVDRERARFSTWYELFPRSTSPDPARSGTFDDVIDRLPYVQALGFDVLYLPPIHPIGKVHRKGRNNAVAAEAGDPGSPWAIGSDEGGHDAVHPELGTMDDFRRLVAACDDHGLELALDIAFQCAPDHPWVREHPEWFKKRPDGSIQYAENPPKKYQDIYPLDFETEDAEGLWNALKGVFDHWIAEGVRIFRVDNPHTKAFPFWEWCLNALLDEHPDLIFLSESFTRPKVMQELARIGFNQSYTYFAWKNAKWELEQYYAELFLTEVRDYFRPNSWPNTPDILTEFLQHGGRGAFVQKLVLAATLTANYGIYGPAFELMLHEARPGAEEYLDNEKYEVRHWDLDQPHSLAEMIRLVNRVRNENPALQQDRGFALHAIDNEQLFAYSKRDPQSGNTVLVVVNLDPQWKQAGTTWLDLGALGIERDDQPFTVHDRIGGARYTWHGRSNYVELDPNVSPAHVFVVEPHPA, from the coding sequence GTGGGAGTGTCGAACCGCCGCGTGAGCATCCGCGCCGTGTCCCCCTCCGTCGATGGTGGGCGCTACCCCGCCAAGACCTCGCGGGGCGAGACGATCGTCGTGGAGGCCGACGTCTTCGCCGACTCCCACGACCTGATCCGCGCCGCGGTCTGTTGGCGACGGCCGGGGCAGCGGCGCTGGACCGAGGCGCCGATGCGGCCGCTGCTCAACGACCGTTGGCGCGGGGAGTTCGTGCTCGACGACCTCGGACGCTACGAGTTCCGGATCACGGGCTGGATCGACCGGTTCGGCAGCTGGCAGCGCGACACCCGCAAGAAGCTCGACGCCGGCGTGGCGACCGACGTCGACCTCGCCATCGGCGCCGAGCTGATCGACGACGTGCTCGGACGCGCCACCACGGAGGACGCCGACCTGCTGCGGGCCCTGCGCGACCAGCTGCTCGACACCTCCGCCGACGCCGACCAGCGGGCGAGCGCGCCGCTGTCCCCCGAGACCGGCGAGCTCGTGGCGCGCAACGACGAACGCCGCTTCGCCACCGCCTCGGACCGTTATCCGTTGCGTGTGGACCGCGAACGGGCCCGCTTCTCCACCTGGTACGAGCTTTTCCCGCGCTCCACCTCGCCCGACCCCGCCCGCTCCGGCACCTTCGACGACGTGATCGACCGACTGCCCTACGTGCAGGCGCTGGGCTTCGACGTGCTCTACCTGCCGCCGATCCATCCGATCGGCAAGGTGCACCGCAAGGGCCGCAACAACGCCGTGGCGGCCGAGGCCGGCGATCCGGGCTCCCCCTGGGCGATCGGGTCGGACGAGGGCGGCCACGACGCCGTCCATCCCGAGCTCGGCACGATGGACGACTTCCGCCGCCTCGTCGCGGCGTGCGACGACCACGGCCTCGAGTTGGCGCTCGACATCGCCTTCCAGTGCGCCCCCGACCACCCGTGGGTCCGCGAGCACCCGGAGTGGTTCAAGAAGCGCCCCGACGGTTCGATCCAGTACGCGGAGAACCCGCCCAAGAAGTACCAGGACATCTACCCGCTGGACTTCGAGACCGAGGACGCCGAGGGCCTGTGGAACGCGCTCAAGGGCGTGTTCGACCACTGGATCGCCGAGGGGGTGCGGATCTTCCGGGTCGACAACCCGCACACCAAGGCGTTCCCGTTCTGGGAGTGGTGCCTCAACGCCCTGCTCGACGAGCACCCGGACCTGATCTTCCTGTCCGAGTCGTTCACGCGCCCGAAGGTGATGCAGGAACTGGCCCGCATCGGCTTCAACCAGTCCTACACCTACTTCGCCTGGAAGAACGCGAAGTGGGAGCTCGAGCAGTACTACGCGGAGCTGTTCCTCACCGAGGTGCGCGACTACTTCCGGCCCAACTCGTGGCCGAACACGCCCGACATCCTCACCGAGTTCCTCCAGCACGGTGGCCGCGGGGCGTTCGTGCAGAAGCTCGTGCTCGCCGCGACGCTGACCGCCAACTACGGCATCTACGGGCCGGCGTTCGAGCTCATGCTGCACGAGGCCCGCCCGGGCGCCGAGGAGTACCTCGACAACGAGAAGTACGAGGTCAGGCACTGGGACCTCGACCAGCCGCACTCCCTGGCGGAGATGATCCGCCTGGTCAACCGCGTACGCAACGAGAACCCGGCGTTGCAGCAGGACCGCGGCTTCGCGCTGCACGCGATCGACAACGAGCAGCTGTTCGCCTACTCCAAGCGCGACCCGCAGTCGGGCAACACCGTGCTGGTGGTGGTCAACCTCGACCCGCAGTGGAAGCAGGCCGGCACGACCTGGCTCGACCTCGGCGCGCTCGGGATCGAACGCGACGACCAGCCCTTCACCGTCCACGACCGCATCGGCGGCGCCCGCTACACCTGGCACGGACGCAGCAACTACGTGGAGCTCGACCCCAACGTCAGCCCCGCGCACGTGTTCGTGGTGGAGCCGCACCCCGCCTGA